One Chromobacterium paludis genomic window carries:
- a CDS encoding 5-carboxymethyl-2-hydroxymuconate Delta-isomerase, protein MARRPDIHRLLQSAHEAADASGLFQSHDIKVRRLPYQDYLVGGKDQDFVHIVCHILSGRSDEQKGMLADSLVRAACSWLPEVSVISCEVRDIVRANDSNRRQVMAPG, encoded by the coding sequence CTGGCCCGCCGCCCGGACATCCACCGCTTGCTGCAATCCGCCCACGAGGCCGCCGACGCCAGCGGCCTGTTCCAAAGCCACGACATCAAGGTCAGACGGCTGCCGTACCAGGACTATCTGGTCGGCGGCAAGGACCAGGACTTCGTCCACATCGTCTGCCACATCCTGTCCGGGCGCAGCGACGAGCAGAAAGGCATGCTTGCCGACAGTCTGGTGCGCGCCGCCTGTTCCTGGCTGCCCGAGGTGTCCGTAATCAGCTGCGAGGTCCGCGACATCGTCAGGGCCAATGACAGCAACCGCCGTCAGGTGATGGCTCCGGGCTAG
- a CDS encoding ATP-binding protein, whose product MRRPGSLQARLLLVLLLSLPLVWLAASVAAVWLAKREVDELFDTQMALYARQLLAIDVHEALADDTPKLKHLLHGADAGRTDSGDLGLAVWNPQGKRLLCDGRGRHFAYLPARRGFYDEAGKDGRHGWRMFYLAAPDGERLVAVGQKQGLRQEMVWSVVKAQLLPWMIGLPLMMLAVLLALRRELAPLRRLAAAIGARQPDDNSPVRAEVPQEVQPLLRSLNALFERIGQMLEHERRFTADAAHELRTPLAALRVQTEVLELMPDDDGRRHAMVQLRLGIDRAGRLVEQLLALSRLDPLPRLQSSASVDWQRVVERLLAELSLSAEQTEWKLDWRCAPQAVLPLRGDEALAGLMLRNLLENACRYGPADGVVELRLEADAISVLDQGPGIAPQWLERVRERFFRPPGQQQAGSGLGLSIVERIAGLHGLRLTLRNRPEGGLEVRLERAD is encoded by the coding sequence TTGAGGCGGCCGGGCAGCCTGCAGGCCCGTCTGCTGCTGGTGTTGCTGCTGAGCCTGCCCCTGGTCTGGCTGGCGGCATCGGTGGCCGCGGTATGGCTGGCCAAGCGCGAGGTGGACGAGCTGTTCGATACCCAGATGGCGCTGTACGCGCGCCAGTTGCTGGCCATCGACGTGCATGAGGCGCTGGCCGACGACACCCCCAAGCTGAAGCACCTGCTGCATGGGGCGGATGCCGGGCGCACCGACAGCGGCGATCTGGGACTGGCGGTATGGAATCCGCAAGGCAAGCGCCTGCTGTGCGATGGCCGGGGCCGCCATTTCGCTTACCTGCCGGCGCGGCGCGGCTTTTACGACGAAGCGGGCAAGGACGGCCGCCACGGCTGGCGCATGTTTTACCTGGCGGCGCCGGACGGGGAGCGGCTGGTGGCGGTGGGGCAGAAGCAGGGCCTGCGGCAGGAAATGGTGTGGAGCGTGGTCAAGGCGCAGTTGCTGCCGTGGATGATAGGCCTGCCCTTGATGATGCTGGCGGTGCTGCTGGCCTTGCGCCGCGAGCTGGCGCCGCTGCGCCGGCTGGCCGCCGCCATCGGCGCGCGCCAGCCCGACGACAACAGCCCGGTGCGCGCCGAGGTGCCGCAGGAGGTGCAGCCCTTGCTGCGTTCCCTGAACGCGCTGTTCGAGCGCATCGGCCAGATGCTGGAGCACGAACGCCGCTTCACCGCCGACGCCGCGCACGAGCTGCGCACGCCGCTGGCGGCGCTGCGGGTGCAGACCGAGGTGCTGGAGCTGATGCCGGACGATGACGGCCGCCGCCACGCCATGGTCCAGCTGCGGCTGGGCATAGACCGCGCTGGGCGGCTGGTGGAGCAGCTGCTGGCGCTGTCCCGGCTGGACCCGCTGCCGCGGCTGCAGAGCAGCGCGTCGGTGGACTGGCAACGAGTGGTGGAGCGGCTGTTGGCTGAGCTGTCGCTATCGGCGGAGCAAACGGAGTGGAAGCTGGACTGGCGCTGCGCGCCGCAGGCGGTGCTGCCGCTGCGCGGCGACGAGGCCTTGGCCGGACTGATGCTGCGCAATCTATTGGAGAACGCCTGCCGCTACGGCCCGGCGGACGGCGTGGTGGAGCTGAGGCTGGAGGCGGATGCCATCAGCGTGCTGGACCAGGGGCCGGGCATTGCGCCGCAATGGCTGGAACGGGTGCGCGAGCGTTTTTTCCGCCCGCCGGGCCAGCAGCAGGCCGGCAGCGGCCTGGGCCTGTCCATTGTCGAGCGCATCGCCGGTCTGCATGGCTTGCGGCTGACCTTGCGTAATCGGCCGGAAGGCGGGCTGGAGGTCAGGCTGGAGCGCGCCGATTGA
- a CDS encoding response regulator gives MRILLVEDDCQIGDGLQMGLQQLGFAVDWLRDGRQARGALAAAPYDAAVLDLGLPGLDGMAVLAAWRREGSAVPVLVLTARDALEDRVGGLDAGADDYLVKPFALAEVAARLRALNRRRHGLSQSLLSHGRLSLDPVGRAATLDGAPLELTGKELALLELLLCNKGRVLPRERIEEKLYGWGQELESNALEVHVHHLRKKLGAGFIRTLRGIGYTLGDPA, from the coding sequence ATGCGCATATTGCTGGTGGAAGATGATTGCCAGATCGGCGACGGCTTGCAGATGGGCTTGCAGCAGCTGGGCTTCGCCGTGGATTGGCTGCGCGACGGCCGCCAGGCGCGCGGCGCCTTGGCCGCCGCGCCCTATGACGCGGCCGTGCTGGACCTGGGCCTGCCGGGCCTGGACGGCATGGCGGTGCTGGCCGCCTGGCGGCGAGAGGGCAGCGCGGTGCCGGTGCTGGTGTTGACCGCGCGCGACGCGCTGGAAGACCGCGTGGGCGGCCTGGACGCCGGCGCCGATGATTATCTGGTCAAGCCCTTCGCCTTGGCCGAGGTGGCGGCGCGGCTGCGCGCGCTGAACCGGCGCCGCCACGGGCTGTCGCAAAGCTTGCTGAGCCACGGCCGGCTTAGCCTGGACCCGGTGGGGCGGGCGGCGACGCTGGACGGCGCGCCCTTGGAGCTGACCGGCAAGGAGCTGGCGCTGCTGGAGTTGCTGCTTTGTAACAAGGGACGGGTGCTGCCGCGCGAGCGCATCGAGGAAAAACTGTACGGCTGGGGCCAGGAGCTGGAGAGCAATGCGCTGGAAGTGCACGTCCATCATTTGCGCAAGAAGCTGGGCGCGGGCTTCATCCGCACCCTGCGCGGCATAGGCTACACGCTGGGAGACCCCGCTTGA
- a CDS encoding UDP-2,3-diacylglucosamine diphosphatase produces the protein MQPDSASDAPRRLRSIWISDVHLGTAGCRADHLLDFLREHESDYLYLVGDIVDGWQLRKSWYWKQSHNDVVQKLLRKARKGCQVIYIPGNHDEAARQYCGLDFGGIAIRHEAEHLTADGKRLLVLHGDEFDGVIQYAKWLARLGDNLYTLILELNRGFNWVRHRLGLPYWSLSQYLKHKVKNAVNFISQFEAILAGEARRRGFDGVVCGHIHKPEVRMIDGILYGNSGDWVESLSALVEHPDGRLQVLHWTALAHNARAENEPAIVPPPTATEEATCAS, from the coding sequence ATGCAGCCAGACTCCGCTTCCGACGCGCCGCGCCGACTGCGCAGCATCTGGATCTCCGACGTGCACCTCGGCACCGCCGGCTGCCGCGCGGACCACCTGCTCGACTTCCTGCGCGAACACGAATCCGACTATCTCTACCTGGTCGGCGACATCGTCGACGGCTGGCAGCTCAGAAAATCCTGGTACTGGAAGCAGAGCCACAACGACGTGGTGCAGAAGCTGCTGCGCAAGGCGCGCAAGGGCTGCCAGGTGATCTACATCCCCGGCAACCACGACGAGGCCGCGCGCCAATACTGCGGGCTGGACTTCGGCGGCATCGCCATCCGCCACGAGGCCGAGCACCTCACCGCTGACGGCAAGCGCCTCTTGGTGCTGCACGGCGACGAGTTCGACGGTGTGATCCAGTACGCCAAGTGGCTGGCCCGCCTAGGCGACAATCTGTACACCTTGATCCTGGAACTGAACCGCGGCTTCAACTGGGTGCGCCATCGGCTGGGCCTGCCCTATTGGTCGCTGTCGCAATACCTGAAGCACAAGGTCAAAAACGCGGTCAATTTCATCAGCCAGTTCGAGGCCATTCTAGCCGGCGAGGCCCGGCGGCGCGGCTTCGACGGCGTGGTCTGCGGCCACATCCACAAGCCGGAAGTGCGCATGATAGACGGCATCCTGTACGGCAACAGCGGGGATTGGGTGGAGAGCCTGTCCGCGCTGGTGGAACACCCGGATGGACGGCTGCAAGTGCTGCACTGGACCGCGCTGGCGCACAACGCGCGCGCCGAAAACGAACCCGCCATCGTCCCGCCCCCCACCGCCACGGAGGAAGCCACATGCGCATCATGA
- a CDS encoding glycosyltransferase family 4 protein, translating into MRIMIVTDAWKPQVNGVVRSLTETMRELDGFGHQVNMITPLEFKTLPCPTYPDIRLSLLPYRQVAQRIAGFAPDAIHIATEGPLGLAARRYCLREGLAFTTAYHTRFPEYIHARCRLPLPISYAWMRRFHGASQAVMVPTRSIANDLEARGFANVKLWSRGVDTEMFSPGERQRLDESTPPRFVYIGRVAVEKNIEAFLKLDLPGCKWVVGDGPLLSKLKQQYPDVHFAGVFPQHELARFYRAADVFVFPSLTDTFGLVLLEAMACGTPVAAFPVAGPLDVVGDTGAGALDWDLRAACLQALEIDRDHVRRVAEHYSWQAASRQFESHLRPNPATQATTRPALD; encoded by the coding sequence ATGCGCATCATGATCGTCACCGACGCCTGGAAACCGCAGGTCAACGGCGTGGTCCGCTCGCTGACCGAAACCATGCGCGAGCTGGACGGCTTCGGCCACCAGGTCAATATGATCACGCCGCTGGAATTCAAAACCCTGCCCTGCCCCACCTACCCGGACATCCGGCTGTCGCTCTTGCCCTATCGCCAGGTGGCGCAGCGCATCGCCGGCTTCGCGCCGGACGCCATCCACATCGCCACCGAAGGCCCGCTGGGCCTGGCCGCGCGGCGCTACTGCCTGCGCGAGGGCCTAGCCTTCACCACGGCCTACCATACCCGCTTCCCGGAATACATCCACGCGCGCTGCCGCCTGCCGCTGCCCATCAGCTACGCCTGGATGCGCCGTTTCCACGGCGCCTCCCAGGCGGTGATGGTGCCGACGCGCTCCATCGCCAACGACCTGGAAGCGCGCGGCTTCGCCAACGTCAAACTGTGGAGCCGCGGCGTGGACACCGAGATGTTCAGCCCCGGCGAGCGGCAGCGCCTGGACGAATCCACGCCGCCGCGCTTCGTCTACATCGGCCGCGTGGCCGTGGAAAAAAACATCGAAGCCTTCCTCAAGCTGGACCTGCCCGGCTGCAAATGGGTGGTGGGCGACGGCCCCCTGCTGTCCAAGCTTAAGCAGCAATACCCCGACGTGCACTTCGCCGGCGTGTTCCCGCAACACGAGCTGGCCCGCTTCTACCGCGCCGCCGACGTGTTCGTGTTTCCCAGCCTGACCGACACCTTCGGCCTGGTGCTGCTGGAAGCCATGGCCTGCGGCACGCCGGTGGCGGCGTTTCCGGTAGCCGGCCCGCTGGACGTGGTGGGCGATACCGGCGCCGGCGCGCTGGACTGGGACCTGCGAGCGGCCTGCCTGCAGGCGCTGGAAATCGATCGCGATCATGTGCGCCGCGTGGCGGAACACTATTCCTGGCAAGCCGCCAGCCGCCAGTTCGAATCCCATCTGCGGCCGAACCCGGCCACGCAGGCCACCACCCGGCCGGCGCTGGACTAA
- a CDS encoding ferredoxin--NADP reductase has translation MSSPNLTAEKVLSVHHWNDTLFSFTCTRDAGLRFINGQFVMIGLEVNGKPLMRAYSIVSSNYEEHLEFYSIKVQDGPLTSKLQHLQVGDTVLISKKPTGTLVQDNLLPGKNLYLLSTGTGLAPFMSIIKDPDVYERYDKVILTHGVRWVSELGYHDYITKELPENEFFGDMVKEKLIYYPTVTREPFRNQGRLTDLITNGKLCADIGLPQLNPEHDRVLICGSPSMLHDLCEILNGLGFKESPRMGEPADYAIERAFVEK, from the coding sequence ATGTCTTCTCCCAATCTGACCGCTGAAAAAGTCCTGTCCGTCCACCACTGGAACGACACCCTGTTCAGCTTCACCTGCACCCGCGACGCGGGCCTGCGCTTCATCAACGGCCAGTTCGTGATGATAGGCCTGGAAGTCAACGGCAAGCCGCTGATGCGCGCCTACTCCATCGTCAGCTCCAACTATGAGGAGCACCTGGAGTTTTACAGCATCAAGGTGCAGGACGGCCCGCTGACCTCCAAGCTGCAACACCTGCAAGTCGGCGACACCGTGCTGATCAGCAAAAAGCCCACCGGCACCCTGGTGCAGGACAACCTGCTGCCGGGCAAAAACCTGTACCTGCTGTCCACCGGCACCGGCCTGGCGCCCTTCATGTCCATCATCAAGGACCCGGACGTGTACGAGCGCTACGACAAGGTGATCTTGACCCACGGCGTGCGCTGGGTCAGCGAGCTGGGCTACCACGACTACATCACCAAGGAGCTGCCGGAGAACGAGTTCTTCGGCGATATGGTCAAGGAAAAGCTGATCTACTATCCGACCGTCACCCGCGAGCCGTTCCGCAATCAGGGCCGTCTGACCGACCTGATCACCAACGGCAAGCTGTGCGCCGACATCGGCCTGCCGCAGCTGAATCCGGAGCACGACCGCGTGCTGATCTGCGGCAGCCCGAGCATGCTGCACGATCTGTGCGAAATCCTGAACGGACTGGGCTTCAAGGAATCGCCGCGCATGGGCGAACCGGCCGACTACGCGATCGAGCGCGCCTTCGTCGAGAAATAA